The following proteins are co-located in the Gorilla gorilla gorilla isolate KB3781 chromosome 18, NHGRI_mGorGor1-v2.1_pri, whole genome shotgun sequence genome:
- the STX4 gene encoding syntaxin-4 isoform X1, with amino-acid sequence MRDRTHELRQGDDSSDEEDKERVALVVHPGTARLGSPDEEFFHKVRTIRQTIVKLGNKVQELEKQQVTILATPLPEESMKQELQNLRDEIKQLGREIRLQLKAIEPQKEEADENYNSVNTRMRKTQHGVLSQQFVELINKCNSMQSEYREKNVERIRRQLKITNAGMVSDEELEQMLDSGQSEVFVSNILKDTQVTRQALNEISARHSEIQQLERSIRELHDIFTFLATEVEMQGEMINRIEKNILSSADYVERGQEHVKTALENQKKARKKKVLIAICVSITVVLLAVIIGVTVVG; translated from the exons ATGCGGGACAGGACCCACGAGCTGAGACAG GGGGATGACAGCTCGGACGAAGAGGACAAGGAGCGGGTCGCACTGGTGGTGCACCCGGGCACGGCACGGCTGGGGAGCCCGGACGAGGAGTTCTTCCACAAG GTCCGCACAATTCGGCAGACTATTGTCAAACTGGGGAATaaagtccaggagttggagaaacAGCAGGTCACCATCCTGGCCACGCCCCTTCCCGAGGAGA GCATGAAGCAGGAGCTGCAGAACCTGCGCGATGAGATCAAACAGCTGGGGAGGGAGATCCGCCTGCAGCTGAAGG CCATAGAGCCCCAGAAGGAGGAAGCTGATGAGAACTATAACTCCGTCAACACAAGAATGAGAAAAACCcag CATGGGGTCCTGTCCCAGCAATTCGTGGAGCTCATCAACAAGTGCAATTCAATGCAGTCCGAATACCGGGAGAAGAACGTGGAGCGGATCCGGAGGCAGCTGAAGATCA CCAATGCTGGGATGGTGTCTGATGAGGAGTTGGAGCAGATGCTGGACAGTGGGCAAAGCGAGGTGTTTGTGTCCAAT ATCCTGAAGGACACGCAGGTGACTCGACAGGCCTTAAATGAGATCTCGGCCCGGCACAGTGAGATCCAGCAGCTTGAACGCAGTATTCGTGAGCTGCACGACATATTCACTTTTCTGGCTACCGAAGTGGAGATGCAG GGGGAGATGATCAATCGGATTGAGAAGAACATCCTGAGCTCAGCGGACTACGTGGAACGTGGGCAGGAGCACGTCAAGACGGCCCTGGAGAACCAGAAGAAGGCGAGGAAG AAGAAAGTCTTGATTGCCATCTGTGTGTCCATCACCGTCGTCCTCCTAGCAGTCATCATTGGCGTCACAGTGGTTGGATAA
- the ZNF668 gene encoding zinc finger protein 668 isoform X1, producing the protein MLGRKDVWVPRETPFTKAMEVEAAEARSPAPGYKRSGRRYKCLSCTKTFPNAPRAARHAATHGPADCSEEVAEVKPKPETEAKAEEASGEKVSGSAAKPRPYACPLCPKAYKTAPELRSHGRSHTGEKPFPCPECGRRFMQPVCLRVHLASHAGELPFRCAHCPKAYGALSKLKIHQRGHTGERPYACADCGKSFADPSVFRKHRRTHAGLRPYSCERCGKAYAELKDLRNHERSHTGERPFLCSECGKSFSRSSSLTCHQRIHAAQKPYRCPACGKGFTQLSSYQSHERTHSGEKPFLCPRCGRMFSDPSSFRRHQRAHEGVKPYHCEKCGKDFRQPADLAMHRRVHTGDRPFKCLQCDKTFVASWDLKRHALVHSGQRPFRCEECGRAFAERASLTKHSRVHSGERPFHCNACGKSFVVSSSLRKHERTHRSSEAAGVPPAQELVVGLALPVGVAGESSAAPAAGAGLGDPPAGLLGLPPESGGVMATQWQVVGMTVEHVECQDAGVREAPGPLEGAGEAGGEEADEKPPQFVCRECKETFSTMTLLRRHERSHPELRPFPCTQCGKSFSDRAGLRKHSRTHSSVRPYTCPHCPKAFLSASDLRKHERTHPVPMGTPTPLEPLVALLGMPEEGPA; encoded by the exons ATGCTGGGCAGGAAGGATGTGTGGGTTCCGAG AGAAACCCCATTCACCAAGGCCatggaagtggaggctgcagaggccCGGTCCCCAGCCCCCGGCTACAAGCGCTCGGGCCGCCGCTACAAGTGCCTGTCCTGTACCAAGACATTTCCAAACGCGCCCAGGGCAGCGCGCCACGCTGCCACACATGGGCCGGCAGACTGCTCTGAAGAGGTGGCCGAGGTGAAGCCAAAGCCAGAGACAGAAGCTAAGGCAGAGGAAGCCAGTGGGGAGAAGGTGTCAGGCTCCGCGGCCAAGCCTAGGCCCTATGCGTGTCCTTTATGCCCCAAAGCCTACAAGACGGCACCCGAGCTGCGCAGCCACGGGCGCAGCCACACGGGAGAGAAGCCCTTTCCATGCCCCGAGTGCGGCCGCCGCTTCATGCAGCCCGTGTGCCTGCGCGTGCACCTGGCCTCGCACGCTGGCGAACTGCCCTTCCGCTGTGCGCACTGCCCCAAGGCCTATGGCGCGCTCTCCAAGCTCAAGATCCACCAGCGTGGCCACACAGGCGAGCGGCCTTACGCCTGCGCCGACTGCGGCAAGAGCTTTGCTGACCCTTCAGTGTTCCGCAAGCACCGGCGTACTCACGCTGGCCTGCGGCCCTACAGCTGCGAGCGTTGCGGCAAAGCCTATGCGGAGCTAAAGGACCTCCGCAACCATGAGCG GTCCCACACCGGCGAGCGCCCCTTCCTCTGCTCCGAGTGCGGGAAGAGCTTCTCCCGCTCATCCTCGCTCACGTGCCACCAGCGCATCCACGCGGCACAGAAGCCCTACCGCTGCCCTGCCTGCGGCAAGGGCTTCACGCAGCTCAGTTCCTACCAGAGCCACGAGCGCACGCACTCGGGGGAGAAGCCCTTCCTGTGCCCGCGCTGCGGCCGCATGTTCTCCGACCCCTCGAGCTTCCGTCGCCACCAGCGCGCGCATGAAGGGGTGAAGCCATACCACTGCGAGAAGTGCGGCAAGGACTTCCGGCAGCCGGCGGACCTGGCCATGCACCGGCGTGTGCACACGGGCGACCGGCCGTTCAAGTGCCTGCAGTGTGACAAGACGTTCGTGGCGTCCTGGGACCTCAAGCGGCACGCGCTGGTGCACTCTGGCCAGCGGCCCTTCCGCTGTGAGGAGTGCGGGCGAGCCTTCGCCGAGCGTGCCAGCCTCACGAAGCACAGCCGGGTGCACTCGGGGGAGCGCCCCTTCCACTGTAACGCGTGTGGGAAATCCTTTGTGGTGTCGTCGAGCCTGAGGAAGCACGAGCGGACCCATCGAAGCAGTGAGGCCGCGGGGGTGCCCCCTGCACAGGAGCTGGTGGTGGGGTTGGCGCTGCCTGTGGGCGTGGCAGGTGAGAGTTCAGCCGCCCCGGCAGCAGGGGCGGGGCTAGGGGACCCTCCAGCAGGGCTGCTAGGGCTGCCCCCGGAGTCAGGTGGTGTGATGGCCACACAGTGGCAGGTGGTGGGCATGACGGTGGAGCATGTGGAATGCCAAGATGCTGGTGTCCGGGAGGCTCCTGGTCCCTTGGAAGGGGCAGGCGAGGCGGGGGGTGAGGAGGCTGACGAGAAGCCCCCCCAGTTTGTGTGCCGAGAGTGCAAGGAGACCTTCTCCACAATGACGCTGCTGCGTCGGCACGAGCGCTCACACCCGGAGCTCCGGCCCTTCCCCTGCACCCAGTGCGGCAAGAGCTTCTCTGACCGGGCTGGGCTGCGCAAACACAGCCGCACTCACAGCTCAGTGCGCCCCTACACCTGCCCCCATTGTCCCAAGGCCTTCTTGAGTGCCAGCGACTTGCGCAAGCATGAACGCACCCACCCTGTGCCCATGGGGACCCCCACACCCCTGGAGCCCCTGGTGGCTTTGCTAGGAATGCCTGAAGAGGGGCCGGCCTGA
- the STX4 gene encoding syntaxin-4 isoform X2, which produces MTARTKRTRSGSHWWCTRARHGWGARTRSSSTSPLGHPPQVRTIRQTIVKLGNKVQELEKQQVTILATPLPEESMKQELQNLRDEIKQLGREIRLQLKAIEPQKEEADENYNSVNTRMRKTQHGVLSQQFVELINKCNSMQSEYREKNVERIRRQLKITNAGMVSDEELEQMLDSGQSEVFVSNILKDTQVTRQALNEISARHSEIQQLERSIRELHDIFTFLATEVEMQGEMINRIEKNILSSADYVERGQEHVKTALENQKKARKKKVLIAICVSITVVLLAVIIGVTVVG; this is translated from the exons ATGACAGCTCGGACGAAGAGGACAAGGAGCGGGTCGCACTGGTGGTGCACCCGGGCACGGCACGGCTGGGGAGCCCGGACGAGGAGTTCTTCCACAAG CCCTCTCGGTCACCCTCCCCAGGTCCGCACAATTCGGCAGACTATTGTCAAACTGGGGAATaaagtccaggagttggagaaacAGCAGGTCACCATCCTGGCCACGCCCCTTCCCGAGGAGA GCATGAAGCAGGAGCTGCAGAACCTGCGCGATGAGATCAAACAGCTGGGGAGGGAGATCCGCCTGCAGCTGAAGG CCATAGAGCCCCAGAAGGAGGAAGCTGATGAGAACTATAACTCCGTCAACACAAGAATGAGAAAAACCcag CATGGGGTCCTGTCCCAGCAATTCGTGGAGCTCATCAACAAGTGCAATTCAATGCAGTCCGAATACCGGGAGAAGAACGTGGAGCGGATCCGGAGGCAGCTGAAGATCA CCAATGCTGGGATGGTGTCTGATGAGGAGTTGGAGCAGATGCTGGACAGTGGGCAAAGCGAGGTGTTTGTGTCCAAT ATCCTGAAGGACACGCAGGTGACTCGACAGGCCTTAAATGAGATCTCGGCCCGGCACAGTGAGATCCAGCAGCTTGAACGCAGTATTCGTGAGCTGCACGACATATTCACTTTTCTGGCTACCGAAGTGGAGATGCAG GGGGAGATGATCAATCGGATTGAGAAGAACATCCTGAGCTCAGCGGACTACGTGGAACGTGGGCAGGAGCACGTCAAGACGGCCCTGGAGAACCAGAAGAAGGCGAGGAAG AAGAAAGTCTTGATTGCCATCTGTGTGTCCATCACCGTCGTCCTCCTAGCAGTCATCATTGGCGTCACAGTGGTTGGATAA
- the ZNF668 gene encoding zinc finger protein 668 isoform X2, with protein MEVEAAEARSPAPGYKRSGRRYKCLSCTKTFPNAPRAARHAATHGPADCSEEVAEVKPKPETEAKAEEASGEKVSGSAAKPRPYACPLCPKAYKTAPELRSHGRSHTGEKPFPCPECGRRFMQPVCLRVHLASHAGELPFRCAHCPKAYGALSKLKIHQRGHTGERPYACADCGKSFADPSVFRKHRRTHAGLRPYSCERCGKAYAELKDLRNHERSHTGERPFLCSECGKSFSRSSSLTCHQRIHAAQKPYRCPACGKGFTQLSSYQSHERTHSGEKPFLCPRCGRMFSDPSSFRRHQRAHEGVKPYHCEKCGKDFRQPADLAMHRRVHTGDRPFKCLQCDKTFVASWDLKRHALVHSGQRPFRCEECGRAFAERASLTKHSRVHSGERPFHCNACGKSFVVSSSLRKHERTHRSSEAAGVPPAQELVVGLALPVGVAGESSAAPAAGAGLGDPPAGLLGLPPESGGVMATQWQVVGMTVEHVECQDAGVREAPGPLEGAGEAGGEEADEKPPQFVCRECKETFSTMTLLRRHERSHPELRPFPCTQCGKSFSDRAGLRKHSRTHSSVRPYTCPHCPKAFLSASDLRKHERTHPVPMGTPTPLEPLVALLGMPEEGPA; from the exons atggaagtggaggctgcagaggccCGGTCCCCAGCCCCCGGCTACAAGCGCTCGGGCCGCCGCTACAAGTGCCTGTCCTGTACCAAGACATTTCCAAACGCGCCCAGGGCAGCGCGCCACGCTGCCACACATGGGCCGGCAGACTGCTCTGAAGAGGTGGCCGAGGTGAAGCCAAAGCCAGAGACAGAAGCTAAGGCAGAGGAAGCCAGTGGGGAGAAGGTGTCAGGCTCCGCGGCCAAGCCTAGGCCCTATGCGTGTCCTTTATGCCCCAAAGCCTACAAGACGGCACCCGAGCTGCGCAGCCACGGGCGCAGCCACACGGGAGAGAAGCCCTTTCCATGCCCCGAGTGCGGCCGCCGCTTCATGCAGCCCGTGTGCCTGCGCGTGCACCTGGCCTCGCACGCTGGCGAACTGCCCTTCCGCTGTGCGCACTGCCCCAAGGCCTATGGCGCGCTCTCCAAGCTCAAGATCCACCAGCGTGGCCACACAGGCGAGCGGCCTTACGCCTGCGCCGACTGCGGCAAGAGCTTTGCTGACCCTTCAGTGTTCCGCAAGCACCGGCGTACTCACGCTGGCCTGCGGCCCTACAGCTGCGAGCGTTGCGGCAAAGCCTATGCGGAGCTAAAGGACCTCCGCAACCATGAGCG GTCCCACACCGGCGAGCGCCCCTTCCTCTGCTCCGAGTGCGGGAAGAGCTTCTCCCGCTCATCCTCGCTCACGTGCCACCAGCGCATCCACGCGGCACAGAAGCCCTACCGCTGCCCTGCCTGCGGCAAGGGCTTCACGCAGCTCAGTTCCTACCAGAGCCACGAGCGCACGCACTCGGGGGAGAAGCCCTTCCTGTGCCCGCGCTGCGGCCGCATGTTCTCCGACCCCTCGAGCTTCCGTCGCCACCAGCGCGCGCATGAAGGGGTGAAGCCATACCACTGCGAGAAGTGCGGCAAGGACTTCCGGCAGCCGGCGGACCTGGCCATGCACCGGCGTGTGCACACGGGCGACCGGCCGTTCAAGTGCCTGCAGTGTGACAAGACGTTCGTGGCGTCCTGGGACCTCAAGCGGCACGCGCTGGTGCACTCTGGCCAGCGGCCCTTCCGCTGTGAGGAGTGCGGGCGAGCCTTCGCCGAGCGTGCCAGCCTCACGAAGCACAGCCGGGTGCACTCGGGGGAGCGCCCCTTCCACTGTAACGCGTGTGGGAAATCCTTTGTGGTGTCGTCGAGCCTGAGGAAGCACGAGCGGACCCATCGAAGCAGTGAGGCCGCGGGGGTGCCCCCTGCACAGGAGCTGGTGGTGGGGTTGGCGCTGCCTGTGGGCGTGGCAGGTGAGAGTTCAGCCGCCCCGGCAGCAGGGGCGGGGCTAGGGGACCCTCCAGCAGGGCTGCTAGGGCTGCCCCCGGAGTCAGGTGGTGTGATGGCCACACAGTGGCAGGTGGTGGGCATGACGGTGGAGCATGTGGAATGCCAAGATGCTGGTGTCCGGGAGGCTCCTGGTCCCTTGGAAGGGGCAGGCGAGGCGGGGGGTGAGGAGGCTGACGAGAAGCCCCCCCAGTTTGTGTGCCGAGAGTGCAAGGAGACCTTCTCCACAATGACGCTGCTGCGTCGGCACGAGCGCTCACACCCGGAGCTCCGGCCCTTCCCCTGCACCCAGTGCGGCAAGAGCTTCTCTGACCGGGCTGGGCTGCGCAAACACAGCCGCACTCACAGCTCAGTGCGCCCCTACACCTGCCCCCATTGTCCCAAGGCCTTCTTGAGTGCCAGCGACTTGCGCAAGCATGAACGCACCCACCCTGTGCCCATGGGGACCCCCACACCCCTGGAGCCCCTGGTGGCTTTGCTAGGAATGCCTGAAGAGGGGCCGGCCTGA